The Xenopus tropicalis strain Nigerian chromosome 2, UCB_Xtro_10.0, whole genome shotgun sequence genome window below encodes:
- the proz gene encoding vitamin K-dependent protein Z precursor, with product MAHAVQTFCLFSLMLFIHQAEAKVFLSSENANKVIQRSKRDNFIFIEELLKGNLERECLEERCSYEEARETFENTEKTKQFWSQYHGGMKCSLNPCKNQGSCKDTIRSYICSCPEGYTGRDCQFANNECHPDMEDGCQHFCHPSYEADSYSCSCANGYKLGADEKSCHPEDPFACGQILNLEVSITKNRNHLQADIFPWQVPVLNSQKVQVCSGVVLSESVVLTTASCITMYDPYFVVAGVQQKSGLGQRQMIRVKTKQVHMRYSEETGDNNIALLKLKEKIVFHNNSLPICIPQKDFAENVLVPFNTGLVSGWKSSSEEEADALIPIQFYTKYTNRTEVCEQSLNVTQTNRMFCGVSHEAIDSELSEGGHLAVQHNGVWFLGGIMGSWQPTLLNKGVFSFTKLSRYNMWLKQNGS from the exons ATGGCACATGCAGTGCAGACATTCTGCTTATTCTCCCTAATGCTTTTTATTCACCAAGCAGAGGCAAAAG TCTTCCTGTCTTCTGAAAATGCAAATAAAGTCATTCAGAGGTCCAAGAGAGACAACTTTATCTTCATCGAGGAATTACTGAAGGGAAATCTAGAAAGGGAATGCCTTGAAGAAAGGTGCTCATATGAGGAGGCGAGAGAGACATttgaaaacacagaaaaaact AAGCAATTTTGGAGCCAGTATCATG GTGGGATGAAATGTTCTTTAAATCCCTGCAAAAATCAAGGCAGTTGTAAAGATACCATTCGAAGTTACATCTGCAGTTGCCCTGAAGGATATACTGGGAGAGACTGTCAGTTTG caaataatgaGTGTCATCCTGATATGGAGGATGGATGTCAGCACTTTTGTCATCCTAGTTATGAGGCAGACTCTTACTCTTGTTCATGTGCTAATGGTTACAAACTTGGTGCGGATGAGAAGTCATGTCATCCAGAAG ATCCCTTTGCGTGTGGACAAATATTAAATCTTGAGGTATCCATAACAAAAAATCGGAATCATTTGCAGGCTGATATTTTCCCTTGGCAG GTACCAGTGCTAAACTCCCAAAAGGTTCAAGTTTGTAGTGGAGTGGTACTGAGCGAGTCTGTAGTACTGACAACCGCCTCGTGTATAACTATGTATGACCCATACTTCGTTGTTGCAG GGGTGCAGCAGAAGAGTGGACTGGGGCAAAGACAGATGATCAGGGTGAAAACCAAACAAGTACATATGAGATACTCTGAAGAGACTGGTGATAACAACATTGCATTACTTAAACTGAAAGAGAAAATTGTTTTCCACAACAATAGCCTTCCCATCTGTATTCCACAGAAAGACTTTGCAGAAAATGTGCTGGTACCATTTAACACAGGTCTAGTCAGTGGCTGGAAAAGCTCCTCAGAAGAGGAGGCTGATGCATTGATTCCCATTCAGTTCTACACAAAATACACCAACAGAACTGAAGTTTGTGAACAATCTCTAAATGTGACGCAAACAAACAGAATGTTTTGTGGGGTTTCACATGAAGCTATCGACTCTGAGCTGTCAGAGGGAGGACATTTGGCTGTACAACACAATGGTGTATGGTTTCTAGGTGGCATAATGGGATCCTGGCAGCCGACTTTATTAAACAAGGGTGTGTTTTCATTTACCAAATTATCCAGGTATAACATGTGGCTAAAACAAAATGGCAGTTAA